GAGGACCGCCTCGCGCGGGCCCTCGTGATCGACCCCACCACCTTGTCGGGCGACAAGGTCGTGTTCGGCGCGACGGTCAATCTGGTCGACGAGGACGACAAGCCGATCCGCTACCAGCTGGTCGGCCAGCAGGAAGCCAATGCCAAGAACGGCCGGATCAGCTACAATTCGCCGCTCGGCCGCGCGCTGATCGGCCGTCAGGTCGGGGACGAGGTGGAAGTCACCACCCCGTCGGGCGACCGCTATTACGAGATCGCCGGGATCGAGTTCGTCTAGGCGCCGCGCGGGTGTCCGGCGTCCTTCGCACCGCGACCTTCTGGATCGCCGTCGTCACGGCGGCGGTGAGCCTCGCGGTCATGAGCAGCCTGTTCGGGCCGCACGCCGTGCTCGCCTTCGCCTTCGTCCCCGCGCGGATCGCCGGCGTGGCGTTTCCGTTCGAGGCGGTGCCCGCGATCCTGACACCGCTCAGCGCGACCCTCGTTCACGGTGGCTTCGCGCATCTCGGCTTCAACCTGCTGATGCTGGTCTATTGCGGGCTGGCGGTCGAGCGGGTGCTCGGGCGCTGGGCGCTCGTCCTGCTCTATGTGGTCAGCGCCTATGCCTCGATGGCGGCGCAATATGCGGTCGATCCGATGAGCACCGGGCCGGTGATCGGGGCGAGCGGGGCCATCAGCGGAGTCGTCGGCGCCTACGCGCTGAGCTTCGGGCGAGCCAAGAGAATCACCGACAATTTGCGCCTCAACCGCTGGATCAACA
This genomic window from Sphingomonas rosea contains:
- a CDS encoding rhomboid family intramembrane serine protease, with the translated sequence MSGVLRTATFWIAVVTAAVSLAVMSSLFGPHAVLAFAFVPARIAGVAFPFEAVPAILTPLSATLVHGGFAHLGFNLLMLVYCGLAVERVLGRWALVLLYVVSAYASMAAQYAVDPMSTGPVIGASGAISGVVGAYALSFGRAKRITDNLRLNRWINIVWLALAWAILQVIIGWSAGQGGMMLATPAHVGGFVAGLLLQRPLLLWRYRKA
- the greA gene encoding transcription elongation factor GreA, giving the protein MASEKVPMLAEGYRLLEEELKRLRQERPEIVDAIEEARAHGDLSENAEYHAAKERQGQVEAQIADIEDRLARALVIDPTTLSGDKVVFGATVNLVDEDDKPIRYQLVGQQEANAKNGRISYNSPLGRALIGRQVGDEVEVTTPSGDRYYEIAGIEFV